Below is a genomic region from Rosa chinensis cultivar Old Blush chromosome 5, RchiOBHm-V2, whole genome shotgun sequence.
TGAGATACTTCAGTCCATGCAGTTTTCCATGGTCATGTTCCATAACAATGTTAGTCAACTGACTCAACTCCTCGCAATCAATGTACTGAAGTTTCTCTGTTTTTGTTGCCACCACATTGAGAAACCAGCCTGGTAAGTAATTGACGGAGCTGTAAAGAGTCAAGACTCTTGAATAATGATCACGTGGATTATAAAAAAGTTTAGATGGGTTTCTCAGTTTCTTCAAATTCAGAATTGGGCCTCTCTGTATACATATATCAAATTTAAACCAATTTGGATTTGACTTTACGTTTCTGGGCAAGCATTCTGCATCATATATTAGAACTTTCAAAATGGTCAAATCTGATAAGCCAGTTAACTCATCAAAGCCAACAttagcttcttcttcaactcccTCAACTGCTTTACTCCCCCAGTCCCCAAAATCACAATGCATGTACAGTTCTTCTAATTTAGACAACCTAGATATCACTTTAGATGGAATTGTACTGACCTGCAACCGCAAGTTAGTGATGTCCAACATTCTTAAATTGGTCAGATGTCCAATTTCTTTTGGAAATTCCTGAGGACGACATTCTCTCATACTAAGAATCTCAAGGTTATTCAGGCTTTGGAGAAATGACATGTCACCTATTGACTTACAGCCATCCAGACACAAAGTGTGGAGGTTGGTTAGGGGACAAAATGATAAGGGTACCGAACACATGCTAGATTCACTTATATCAAAAACCCTTAATTCATTCAGACTTTTGAAAAAAGTCTTCGGGATCTCATTCAAAGTAGCATTATGTTGGAGTAATAATATAAGGAGTTTTGGACATACCAACTCTTCAGGAAGCTTGCTAATTTTGTTCTTCATCAGTGAGATTACAGAGTAGCCTTCGTGTGCATTAATCTTTGGCCACTCCATTAATTCACAACCAGCTTTTACAAAAAACCGTTGACCATCTTCAAGTAACGAAATTGATATGGCCACATCGCGGATGACATCATGCATCCTTACACATCCCTTCTCTTTCGGCTCCAAAAGCAAGCTAGAAGCTTTAAGGGACTTCACCACCAATTCTACTCGAGCTCTGGCTTCTTGCATTGTGTTGGAATCTTGAAACAGTCCTATCCCGACCCCATATTTCAACAAGTCTTCAGTTGGGATTTCATAGTCTTCTGGGAAGAGGCAGCAAAGCAAGAAACATGACTTGGCATCATTAGATCTCAAGTAATCATAGCTTAGCTTTATACATTCAAATACATGTCTCTCATCTTCAGGGTTGCTAGGTTGAGACACTTGTAGTCGTTGAGCTGCCTCCTTCCACTCTTCCAAGTCTTTATCTCCAAGTGCTCTTGCAACTGCAATCAACGCTATTGGTAGACCTCCACATTTTTGAACTACTTTCCTTGCTACCTTATAGATTTCAGTTGATTCATGAAATGACATCCTTGCTTTCTTCAAGAATAAGTTCAAAGAATCTTCTTCTGACAGAATATTGAGAGTGATCTTTGCCTGCGTATCCATGTCCTCACATACATGCATTATCCTTGTGGTGAGTAGTATTTTGGAATTGCGCATCTGAAGCTCATTGTTGCTGGGGATTCCAATACTTGACAATTCTATTTTCCTCCAAATGTCATCCAAGATAATAAGAATCCTGTTGCCTCTCATTATCCTCTCCTTCAATATATAGGCTCTTCCTTCTTCTGTGTTCTCCTCCAATTTCAAGGCTAACATTTCTGCAAGTTGGGCTTGAATTTTTTTCAAGTCAGGGCTTTGGGATACAACAGCCATAATCACTTTATCAAAAAGCCCGTTATTTCGGGCTTGTGCACCAACATGTTTCACCATGGTTGTCTTTCCGACCCCTCCCATACCGTGCACCCCAATGACAGTGACTTGATCATTTTTTAGCGCGGTCATGACCTTACCCATAGCCATTCGTGTTGCTTTAAACGATCCAAAATCCCTTGTGGTTGACTCATTTTCTATACGTGCTTGAAGTACTCTACTCCACACGAGTTTCACAATGTCTTCGACAAGTTCtttatcagaactacattgaAAAGAGTTGAATAATAATCAGGTAAGCCACAAATCCAAAAGTATAACTCTTGTTAAGAAGTTAAGATGATGATACTTACACATAGTTCTTGGAATCCCATCCAGAGAGATTGGCCACTTTTTGTAGAGCATCTCTCCATTGCTTCACCTTCGCTATGCTTTGCCTCGACTCATGCTTTGTGAAAGCAACTTCAAAGTTCCCTTTCTGATATCGTACGTGAGATGGTTCCACTTGATAGAAAAGTGGCAGAATTCTGTTATTGTCTTTCATGCATTGGAAAATCGTTGTGAGTTCCTCCAAACACCAGGAAGAAGAAGCATAGTGTTGCGACAGAACAACTATTGCAAACCTTGATTCTTTGATTGCGGTTAGGAGTCTGGGAGAAATAACATCACCTACTTCAAGCTCTTGGTCATCCATGAATGTTATAATTCCTCTCATGTTTTGCAATCTATCGTATATATCGGACGTAATACCTTTGCGAGTGTCTATACCCCTGAAACTTAAAAACACTTCATGGCTCCACCGAGGGGCTGGTCCAGCATAATGAAGAGTTGCAGAGGCTGTTGGGGTGCTCAAAGCCATTGAAGACcaccaaaaagcaaaaacaaagtcTCAATAAGAAGCAAAGCAGAGACCACACAGTAAACACCCACAAGACTACCAAAAGGAACCTTGTTTCAAGCAATGGAAGACAGAAAGTGAGTTAGAAAATGTTTCAATCAAAAGATGACCAACAAAGAAAATGGCTGTGACCCATCTTCTTCCAAACCCATCGCACTCTACCAGGTGGATCCCCCCTCCTCTCGAGTTTGTGAAAATTAATGTAGATGCTGCTTAGTCTGAATCTTCAAGAGTCTGTGGATTGGGAATTAAGATTCGGGATCACCTTGGAGCTGTAGTGGGTGGTTCCATCCGATCGGATTTTTGTGGATCTGCATCATTGGCAGAAGCAAAAGCAATTTTAGGTGGAATTGATTCTGCATTGCATGTTAACCTTTCAAAGGTGGTAGTTGAATCTGATGCTTTAGAAATAATTTCTTAAATTCAATCAAAAAAGAAGAGTAGAGATTGGACTACCTATCCTCTGATTGAAGAAATTAGGAAAAGGAGTCTTCTATTCTCTGAAATTTGCTAGAGTTGGACATCCCGTGGAGCGAATGCAACCGCTCATGCTGCGGCCTCGCTTGCCAAAGGGACGGTGGGTCTTCGCAGGTGGGCTAGTATGCCACCACCATCCTTGCTTCGTGTAATCGTGTTCTTAAGACTGATGGAATCCCCTGTCCTCTTCTGGTTATGTCCGGGCTCTTTACTCTCCGCTGCCTTTGTTTAACTTTGAACTAGTTGGAGACGTTAATGCCTTTCTGTTTATGTTTTTCTTGTATCTGCTTTTGGGCTTCGGTTTTCCGGGCTCGCTGGGCTTGTCCTTAATGAATATTCTcatttgcccaaaaaaaaaaaagagcactaatttgaaaaatcaaaataccaTCAACCAATCTCAGCCCCTCATATTCAGAATAATCTGAAATCAAATACTTTAAGAAAATTTAACTCTTCTACTttaacaagaactcaaaaaagaagaacaaagctTTAATCAaagtataaaacaaaataaagaagcaTGTATCGAGTAAACAAGTGACCTTCATTAGCAGGTAAGTCctagtttttaaatttttttttgaaaatgtccTAGTTTTTTAATGAGAGAGCAAAATGGAGTTTGATGACCACGCGCCGAGATGGAGCGTTGAGTTGAGTCTGCACGGTCTTTTCGATTACGATTGGGGATGATATTGGATTCATCGGATCCCCTAATGACCCGACCCATGTTATTGGGCCTAGCAACATGGGCCAAGCATGTAATAGATTTTTGTATGTACAATATGTGGatcgttttttgtttttttctcaaACGATCTGAATATCTTGACTGTTTTAatacatttttatttacttatttactttttttccttcattttttgatgaaattagaaataaACCAATTTCTCAGTTTTGAACCAACAAAACGAAAGTTGCCAAAAGATCTCATATGTTGAGCACAATTAATATTCTTgttcaatgaaaaaaaaaaaaaaaaaacctagcagagcatcgCTGACGCCCTAGCCTCGCTTCGAAGCGATTAGTTGGTGTTTGATCTTCTTTCATGGCCTACCAGATCCTAGTTTGGAACTGCAATGGGATTGTTAACTCGGTTACTCATCGTAACCTCTTGGATGTGGTACGCAAAGAACGACCTCGTCTTATCTTCTTGCCAGAAACGTTGTGTGATAAGAAGCAGATTGATACTTAGAAGATGAAGATAGGTTTCGACCATGCTTTAGTGAGGGAGAAAGGACAATTTAGTCAAGGGCTTGCTTTACTATGGATAAATGAAGTGCCAGTTCACATCCATCACTATTCTGCGCGACACATTGATGCATGGATCGAAGCATCGGGTGACCCGGACTGATGGAGGTTTACCGGTATTTATGGGTACACATCTATAGCTCGCGGAATATCACATAGAATCTGATGAGATAATTGCATTTAAGGTCTGATCTTCCATGTATAATTGTGGGggattttaatgaaatcctaAGCTCCACAGAGAAGACTGAGGGTTGCAGACTGTTTGTTAATGGATATGGGTGTTCGGGGTAGCGTTTTTACATGGTGAGATCACCAGGCTAAGGAGAGACTCGATAGAAGCCTATGGTCGGCTTCTCTGCAGGCTATGTTTCCCTAATCTCATACCATTCATCTTCCGCTGGGGGACTCATATCACATTCCCTTGCTGGTTGAGTTAGGTCGAACCCCATTTTTACCTAGCTAGGTAGCAGGTGAGGAGAGGGTCTAGGTTTGAGGAATTATGGGCAAGACATGGGGATTGTGATGCTATTGTTACAAAGGGCTGGGCAAACCCAGTTGCTGATGATCCTATGAAGTGTGCCTCAAAATTAGCTCTACTAGTAAGTTGTTACAAGCCTGGCAGCATGGAGTTTTTAGACACCGTAGAGAGGAGCTACAAGCCATTCAGCAAAGGTTGCAAGCTTTGGTTAGTGAGCCATTCTCAGTGGCACAAGTGGTGGAGAAAAAGGCTCATAATGCAAGGTTTCAGGAACTGCAGACTATGGAAGATATTTACTGGAGACAGCGCGGTAAGGTTGATTGGCTGAGGTATGGAGATAGGAACACTGCCTACTTCCATGAGCTTCAAACAGGAAGCATCGTAATGCTATCAATGGATTACACACTGAGTCTGAGCAATGGGTTActagtccacttgaagttgaGGAAGTCATCACAAGCTACTACAATACTTTGTTCACTTCGTAAGGAGTGAATGAAGTTTGTTCACTTCGCAAGGAGTGAATGAAGCCGCCTCAATGAACCAGAAACTATTAGCACCGTACACAGATGAAGAAATCCGGAAAGCAGTATTCTAGATGCATCCATCTATGGCACCTGGCTCGGATAGGATGTCACCTTTCTTTTATCAACATTATTAGCAAACACTAGGCCCGTATGTGCGTCTTGCAGTCAGGGAAGCTTTAAAATCTGGCTCAGTGCTTCATAAAGATTACACTTAGTCCAAAGGTTGAGAATCCAATGGATATGACATAGTTGAAGCCAATTGCTTTATGCAATGTCATTTatcgaatttgttcaaaagtgTTGGCAAATAGATTGAAGAATATTTTGGGAGATGTTGTTTCACCCTTGCAGAGTGCTTTTGTGTCAGGAAGATTAATATCTGATAATACTTTGGTAGCAAATGAAGTGGCACATCAGATGCACATCAATCAGAGGGCAAACGGTGGTACCTTTGCTTTGAAAATGGATATTAGCAAAGCATATGATCGTCTGGAATGAGACTTTCTCAGGTTAATGTGGTTTTATGGTAGGTGGGTATATTTGATAATGTCATGCCTCACTACAATCAGGTACTCTTTTAATTTTAATGGGGAGCCTTAGGGATATGTGGTGCCATCTCAGGGTATCAGACAGGGAGTCACCTATCTCCATATTTATTTATCTTGTATGCAGGACTTTCTTCTTTGATCTCACTTTTTGTGCGGTAGAATTGGTTGCAAGGTGTGAGGTTAGCCCACACAGTGCCTAGGCTGCATCATTTGTTGTTTGCAGATGACTCCTTTCTTTTTGGTATGGCTACCATGGAAGAGTGTCAGCAAGTCCGGAATTTATTACATACTTATGAAGAACCTTCTGGCCAATAAGTGAACTTGAATAAGAGCAGTGTGGCATTCTCAAAGAATGTCTAAATGCAAGAACAAGAACAGTTAGCTAGTGTGTTGGATGTGATAAGAGTTGACAAACATGAGTGGTATCTAGGTCTCCTAACCTATGTGGGAAGATCAAAGACTGAAGCTT
It encodes:
- the LOC112167418 gene encoding probable disease resistance protein At4g27220 isoform X1, coding for MALSTPTASATLHYAGPAPRWSHEVFLSFRGIDTRKGITSDIYDRLQNMRGIITFMDDQELEVGDVISPRLLTAIKESRFAIVVLSQHYASSSWCLEELTTIFQCMKDNNRILPLFYQVEPSHVRYQKGNFEVAFTKHESRQSIAKVKQWRDALQKVANLSGWDSKNYVSDKELVEDIVKLVWSRVLQARIENESTTRDFGSFKATRMAMGKVMTALKNDQVTVIGVHGMGGVGKTTMVKHVGAQARNNGLFDKVIMAVVSQSPDLKKIQAQLAEMLALKLEENTEEGRAYILKERIMRGNRILIILDDIWRKIELSSIGIPSNNELQMRNSKILLTTRIMHVCEDMDTQAKITLNILSEEDSLNLFLKKARMSFHESTEIYKVARKVVQKCGGLPIALIAVARALGDKDLEEWKEAAQRLQVSQPSNPEDERHVFECIKLSYDYLRSNDAKSCFLLCCLFPEDYEIPTEDLLKYGVGIGLFQDSNTMQEARARVELVVKSLKASSLLLEPKEKGCVRMHDVIRDVAISISLLEDGQRFFVKAGCELMEWPKINAHEGYSVISLMKNKISKLPEELVCPKLLILLLQHNATLNEIPKTFFKSLNELRVFDISESSMCSVPLSFCPLTNLHTLCLDGCKSIGDMSFLQSLNNLEILSMRECRPQEFPKEIGHLTNLRMLDITNLRLQVSTIPSKVISRLSKLEELYMHCDFGDWGSKAVEGVEEEANVGFDELTGLSDLTILKVLIYDAECLPRNVKSNPNWFKFDICIQRGPILNLKKLRNPSKLFYNPRDHYSRVLTLYSSVNYLPGWFLNVVATKTEKLQYIDCEELSQLTNIVMEHDHGKLHGLKYLIISGRHANLEELMNSTGRVSNKPVLEYLEELQLRSVDGLKQLCVGELPSRSLCNLKLLKVLGCQNLGNTLLPSKLLQRLQNLEKITCVEMNRVEYVFGSSSSDCIHPEHMTKLRMMRLWFLENLIWIWKGPAPSSTFHNLRTLVVADCMNLKCLFTSDIAQGLLQLEDLWVEDCQSLDSLIEPSEDTLKNNKMIIVFPKLKNLLLSGLPELIGFCHSGDATIHVECPSLEHLHLKECPQFSTCNFHSRNRFQVNNQQHDDILYDRLWDVDEHIVK
- the LOC112167418 gene encoding probable disease resistance protein At4g27220 isoform X2, yielding MALSTPTASATLHYAGPAPRWSHEVFLSFRGIDTRKGITSDIYDRLQNMRGIITFMDDQELEVGDVISPRLLTAIKESRFAIVVLSQHYASSSWCLEELTTIFQCMKDNNRILPLFYQVEPSHVRYQKGNFEVAFTKHESRQSIAKVKQWRDALQKVANLSGWDSKNYVSDKELVEDIVKLVWSRVLQARIENESTTRDFGSFKATRMAMGKVMTALKNDQVTVIGVHGMGGVGKTTMVKHVGAQARNNGLFDKVIMAVVSQSPDLKKIQAQLAEMLALKLEENTEEGRAYILKERIMRGNRILIILDDIWRKIELSSIGIPSNNELQMRNSKILLTTRIMHVCEDMDTQAKITLNILSEEDSLNLFLKKARMSFHESTEIYKVARKVVQKCGGLPIALIAVARALGDKDLEEWKEAAQRLQVSQPSNPEDERHVFECIKLSYDYLRSNDAKSCFLLCCLFPEDYEIPTEDLLKYGVGIGLFQDSNTMQEARARVELVVKSLKASSLLLEPKEKGCVRMHDVIRDVAISISLLEDGQRFFVKAGCELMEWPKINAHEGYSVISLMKNKISKLPEELVCPKLLILLLQHNATLNEIPKTFFKSLNELRVFDISESSMCSVPLSFCPLTNLHTLCLDGCKSIGDMSFLQSLNNLEILSMRECRPQEFPKEIGHLTNLRMLDITNLRLQVSTIPSKVISRLSKLEELYMHCDFGDWGSKAVEGVEEEANVGFDELTGLSDLTILKVLIYDAECLPRNVKSNPNWFKFDICIQRGPILNLKKLRNPSKLFYNPRDHYSRVLTLYSSVNYLPGWFLNVVATKTEKLQYIDCEELSQLTNIVMEHDHGKLHGLKYLIISGRHANLEELMNSTGRVSNKPVLEYLEELQLRSVDGLKQLCVGELPSRSLCNLKLLKVLGCQNLGNTLLPSKLLQRLQNLEKITCVEMNRVEYVFGSSSSDCIHPEHMTKLRMMRLWFLENLIWIWKGPAPSSTFHNLRTLVVADCMNLKCLFTSDIAQGLLQLEDLWVEDCQSLDSLIEPSEDTLKNNKMIIVFPKLKNLLLSGLPELIGFCHSGDATIHVECPSLEHLHLKECPQFSTCNFHSRNRFQVNNQQHDDILYDR
- the LOC112167418 gene encoding disease resistance protein At4g27190 isoform X3, which codes for MALSTPTASATLHYAGPAPRWSHEVFLSFRGIDTRKGITSDIYDRLQNMRGIITFMDDQELEVGDVISPRLLTAIKESRFAIVVLSQHYASSSWCLEELTTIFQCMKDNNRILPLFYQVEPSHVRYQKGNFEVAFTKHESRQSIAKVKQWRDALQKVANLSGWDSKNYVSDKELVEDIVKLVWSRVLQARIENESTTRDFGSFKATRMAMGKVMTALKNDQVTVIGVHGMGGVGKTTMVKHVGAQARNNGLFDKVIMAVVSQSPDLKKIQAQLAEMLALKLEENTEEGRAYILKERIMRGNRILIILDDIWRKIELSSIGIPSNNELQMRNSKILLTTRIMHVCEDMDTQAKITLNILSEEDSLNLFLKKARMSFHESTEIYKVARKVVQKCGGLPIALIAVARALGDKDLEEWKEAAQRLQVSQPSNPEDERHVFECIKLSYDYLRSNDAKSCFLLCCLFPEDYEIPTEDLLKYGVGIGLFQDSNTMQEARARVELVVKSLKASSLLLEPKEKGCVRMHDVIRDVAISISLLEDGQRFFVKAGCELMEWPKINAHEGYSVISLMKNKISKLPEELAGFSMWWQQKQRNFSTLIARS